Proteins from one Pseudomonadota bacterium genomic window:
- a CDS encoding DUF948 domain-containing protein has product MSNIFFGIITLSIVAAACVFVYVMIEVRGTVKAIKEFLKTTEDSLNPTLEELRKSLKSMRNVTDNATAITEDVRTLSASVREVGKDIMHVSKLVSGAASSPFFCIPGLKAGIKAGIGAIVKGVLSKKAKA; this is encoded by the coding sequence ATGAGCAACATCTTTTTTGGTATAATAACTCTCTCAATTGTTGCAGCAGCCTGTGTCTTTGTTTATGTTATGATTGAGGTAAGAGGAACAGTAAAGGCTATAAAGGAATTTTTGAAGACCACGGAAGATAGCCTGAATCCAACGCTTGAGGAGCTACGAAAGAGCCTGAAGAGCATGAGAAACGTGACTGATAATGCAACAGCTATTACAGAAGATGTAAGAACTCTTTCGGCATCGGTAAGAGAAGTCGGTAAGGATATAATGCACGTAAGTAAGCTTGTGAGTGGCGCGGCCTCATCCCCGTTTTTTTGTATACCCGGTTTAAAGGCAGGGATAAAAGCTGGTATAGGAGCTATTGTAAAAGGTGTTTTAAGTAAAAAGGCAAAAGCCTAA